The Parvibaculaceae bacterium PLY_AMNH_Bact1 genome window below encodes:
- a CDS encoding HAD-IA family hydrolase (Derived by automated computational analysis using gene prediction method: Protein Homology. GO_function: GO:0016787 - hydrolase activity [Evidence IEA]; GO_process: GO:0008152 - metabolic process [Evidence IEA]): MAMIDAILFDVGNVLVQWDPRHLYRKLLPDDEAVERFLRDVCTLEWHAAHDEGISFEENAVPLKEAHPEHAELIDLWGARYLEMSPGEVDGVSTLMDRAESAGLEFHGLTNMPSSVYPMLTEAFPPVARLKTVVVSGDEKVCKPDLEIYRLAVERMGTDPARTLYADDSLMNAEAAGELGLISHHFKNAVGLEAHLEELGVFGAS; this comes from the coding sequence ATGGCGATGATTGATGCCATTCTATTCGATGTAGGCAATGTGTTGGTTCAATGGGATCCACGGCATCTCTATCGCAAGCTCTTGCCCGACGATGAGGCGGTGGAGCGCTTCCTGAGAGACGTGTGCACCTTGGAGTGGCATGCCGCGCATGACGAGGGAATCTCTTTTGAAGAAAATGCGGTGCCCCTTAAGGAGGCGCATCCCGAGCATGCAGAGCTCATTGACCTTTGGGGCGCTCGCTATCTTGAGATGTCACCGGGCGAAGTGGACGGTGTGAGTACACTCATGGACCGGGCTGAGAGCGCAGGCCTGGAGTTTCATGGTCTCACCAATATGCCTTCATCAGTCTACCCAATGCTCACAGAAGCTTTTCCACCTGTCGCAAGACTTAAGACCGTCGTGGTCTCGGGGGATGAGAAGGTCTGCAAGCCTGACCTGGAGATCTATCGACTCGCGGTTGAGCGTATGGGAACCGACCCTGCCCGAACGCTTTATGCAGATGACTCGCTTATGAATGCAGAAGCGGCAGGCGAGCTCGGCCTTATCTCACATCACTTCAAGAATGCTGTTGGATTGGAAGCCCATCTTGAGGAACTTGGCGTGTTTGGAGCTTCTTGA
- a CDS encoding MFS transporter (Derived by automated computational analysis using gene prediction method: Protein Homology.): MQEEDDLPALKATTPEERKRAFGVLFVCLLSLGMGQSLFFAVLPPIARELGMSEFETTMIFSLSALLWTLTSAFWGTRSDLVGRKPIILMGLIGFGVSTLGFALVVMVGLWGWVSLALMFPLLISVRAIFGTFGSGTMPAAQAYVADRTSRAERASGVASIGAAFGMGTVVGPGFAAALATFHILAPFFAVSVLAFGGAFFIWLLLPERTTPRKKLAEKQKQRRRLKLTDPRVLPWLVLGVVLSLGQSITMQLVAFYYMDTFNVEGDEATQLVSVGLMAMAMATIFAQMVLIQRFDLSVQFLLRVGAAVMIGSFGLLIVANSYGMFVSSLALAGVGFGLLRPGLMAGASLSVSPRDQGAIAGLIGSTAATGHILNPFIGVPLLEVMPQAPFMLAMGLMVIILLMAMFHPIVRRIQANVEEDEDAELHPH; encoded by the coding sequence ATGCAAGAAGAAGACGATCTTCCTGCGCTGAAAGCTACGACGCCGGAGGAACGCAAGCGGGCCTTTGGGGTGTTGTTTGTTTGCCTATTGTCCCTGGGGATGGGGCAGTCGCTGTTCTTCGCGGTCCTACCGCCAATTGCCCGTGAACTTGGCATGAGTGAGTTCGAGACGACGATGATCTTCTCGCTCTCAGCTCTCTTGTGGACGCTGACCAGCGCTTTCTGGGGCACACGATCTGATCTCGTTGGTCGCAAGCCCATTATTCTGATGGGGCTTATTGGCTTTGGGGTCTCGACGCTCGGTTTCGCGCTGGTGGTCATGGTCGGTCTTTGGGGCTGGGTTTCCCTGGCGCTCATGTTCCCGCTTCTCATCTCTGTTCGGGCGATCTTTGGGACATTCGGCTCCGGCACCATGCCGGCGGCACAAGCCTATGTAGCTGATCGGACCAGCCGCGCTGAACGCGCGTCAGGCGTCGCTTCCATTGGGGCTGCCTTTGGCATGGGGACGGTTGTGGGACCAGGTTTTGCTGCTGCGCTTGCCACCTTCCACATACTGGCGCCTTTCTTCGCGGTCTCCGTGCTCGCATTCGGTGGTGCCTTTTTCATCTGGCTTTTGCTGCCGGAGCGCACAACACCGCGCAAGAAGCTGGCGGAAAAACAGAAACAACGCCGTCGATTGAAGCTTACAGATCCACGCGTGCTGCCCTGGTTGGTGCTGGGTGTCGTGCTGTCGCTTGGGCAGTCCATCACCATGCAGCTCGTGGCTTTCTACTATATGGACACGTTCAATGTGGAAGGTGATGAGGCGACCCAGCTCGTTAGTGTCGGCTTGATGGCTATGGCGATGGCGACCATTTTTGCGCAGATGGTTCTGATCCAAAGGTTCGATCTATCCGTTCAGTTCCTCTTGCGGGTAGGGGCCGCAGTGATGATCGGATCGTTCGGCCTACTGATTGTGGCGAACTCCTACGGCATGTTTGTTTCGTCACTGGCTCTTGCCGGTGTGGGCTTTGGTCTGTTGCGCCCAGGGCTTATGGCAGGAGCCTCACTCTCAGTCTCGCCACGGGATCAGGGTGCGATTGCCGGTCTCATCGGCTCCACCGCGGCGACAGGCCATATCCTGAATCCCTTCATTGGTGTGCCACTCCTGGAGGTCATGCCACAGGCCCCCTTCATGCTTGCCATGGGGCTCATGGTCATCATTCTGCTGATGGCGATGTTTCATCCCATCGTGCGGCGCATTCAGGCGAATGTGGAAGAGGATGAAGACGCAGAGCTTCACCCTCATTGA
- a CDS encoding HAD family phosphatase (Derived by automated computational analysis using gene prediction method: Protein Homology.), with amino-acid sequence MRDAVIFDMGNVLIDWNPQAVYQHHFADDQERLMFFTGLFPRMHHTAHDSLDSFTDALAPLKSQEPEMAHLIDVFEHRWHEFVRGPLTETVDVLHDLVEAGVPLYGLTNWPHQTWPPRPPADVPKAYDFLEHFVDIVVSGQVQMHKPNEDIYDHALKQFGLQPEQAVFVDDLSENIATADRLGLHGIRFTNAKALRDELEGLGLLQNR; translated from the coding sequence ATGCGTGATGCAGTGATTTTTGACATGGGCAATGTGCTGATCGATTGGAACCCACAAGCGGTCTACCAGCATCATTTTGCCGACGATCAGGAACGGCTAATGTTCTTCACGGGCCTGTTTCCCCGCATGCATCATACCGCACACGACTCCCTCGACTCGTTCACTGATGCTTTGGCGCCGCTGAAGAGCCAAGAACCTGAGATGGCTCATTTGATTGACGTGTTTGAGCATCGCTGGCACGAGTTTGTGCGGGGGCCGCTTACTGAGACGGTCGACGTGCTGCATGACTTGGTTGAGGCAGGCGTGCCGCTCTACGGTCTCACCAACTGGCCTCACCAAACCTGGCCTCCACGTCCACCAGCAGACGTGCCGAAGGCCTACGATTTTTTGGAGCATTTCGTCGATATTGTCGTCTCAGGCCAGGTGCAGATGCATAAGCCCAATGAGGACATATACGACCATGCGCTTAAGCAGTTTGGCTTACAGCCAGAGCAAGCCGTCTTTGTTGACGATTTGAGTGAAAACATTGCGACCGCAGATCGATTGGGATTGCATGGTATTCGGTTTACCAATGCGAAAGCACTTAGGGATGAGTTGGAAGGCCTTGGGTTGCTTCAGAACCGTTGA
- a CDS encoding hypothetical protein (Derived by automated computational analysis using gene prediction method: GeneMarkS-2+.) — MNSIFESMEFRRASFFLLIGLTTSALASLAQADEAPTVSEPEMAPPSAASVQLDRLFSQLAQSKTPEDAKVIEDLIWDVWNRSGSISVDLLMDRALEALAAGDYDNSLTFLDEVVDLAPGYSEGWNKRATVHFLRDDYASALGDLETTLALEPRHFGAIAGLALVLEDLGDKEGALDAYRRVLAVYPYLEGAGEAESRLTVEIEGRGI; from the coding sequence TTGAACTCTATCTTCGAGAGTATGGAATTCAGACGCGCATCCTTTTTCTTACTCATTGGACTGACGACATCAGCCCTTGCGTCTTTGGCGCAGGCGGACGAGGCGCCGACTGTCTCTGAGCCAGAAATGGCACCGCCGAGTGCGGCGTCTGTTCAGCTTGACCGTTTGTTCAGTCAATTGGCGCAATCAAAGACACCGGAAGACGCCAAGGTCATAGAGGACCTGATCTGGGATGTCTGGAACCGCTCTGGGAGCATCAGTGTTGATCTGCTGATGGACCGTGCACTTGAGGCGCTTGCTGCTGGTGACTACGACAATTCGCTGACCTTCCTGGATGAAGTTGTCGATCTTGCGCCGGGCTATTCAGAAGGCTGGAACAAGCGGGCGACGGTTCATTTTCTACGCGATGATTATGCAAGTGCGCTGGGGGATCTCGAGACAACGCTGGCTCTTGAGCCCCGTCATTTTGGTGCGATTGCTGGTCTTGCATTGGTCCTGGAAGATTTGGGTGACAAGGAAGGTGCGCTAGACGCTTATCGCCGAGTGCTTGCGGTCTATCCTTACCTTGAAGGTGCCGGTGAGGCAGAGAGCCGGTTGACTGTGGAAATAGAAGGCCGGGGAATCTAA
- a CDS encoding TetR/AcrR family transcriptional regulator (Derived by automated computational analysis using gene prediction method: Protein Homology.): MRYSSEHKAKTRSRILEKAGLLFRRKGFNSVGIDEIMGAAKLTRGGFYGYFKSKAELFTEIVRDEAGLGRMMRRREGTSPKELHAKASETLTDYLNPKHANVIAKECTLASLSSDVARAGVKPAKDAYTEKILELAHEYDRTRTGTMPEQGALPSHEALAAVVLSVGGFSIARAMNDDDLSKAMLDAARDKALELLK; the protein is encoded by the coding sequence ATGCGCTATAGCTCAGAACACAAAGCCAAAACCCGCAGCCGAATTCTGGAAAAAGCCGGTCTGCTTTTCCGCCGCAAAGGCTTCAACAGTGTCGGCATCGATGAGATAATGGGCGCCGCGAAGCTCACCCGCGGCGGGTTTTATGGATACTTCAAATCCAAGGCCGAGCTCTTCACTGAGATCGTCCGCGATGAGGCGGGTCTTGGACGCATGATGCGCCGCCGTGAAGGAACCTCGCCAAAGGAACTTCACGCGAAAGCATCAGAAACGCTGACAGACTATCTCAACCCCAAACACGCAAATGTCATCGCTAAAGAGTGTACACTGGCATCTCTGTCAAGCGATGTCGCACGTGCAGGCGTCAAACCGGCTAAGGACGCTTATACTGAGAAGATCCTGGAATTAGCCCATGAGTATGACCGCACACGAACCGGAACCATGCCTGAACAAGGCGCCCTCCCGAGCCACGAAGCACTAGCAGCCGTGGTTCTGAGCGTCGGCGGCTTCTCCATTGCCCGCGCCATGAACGATGATGACCTTTCAAAGGCCATGCTTGACGCAGCGCGCGACAAGGCTCTCGAGCTTCTCAAATAG
- the ykgO gene encoding type B 50S ribosomal protein L36 (Derived by automated computational analysis using gene prediction method: Protein Homology. GO_component: GO:0005840 - ribosome [Evidence IEA]; GO_function: GO:0003735 - structural constituent of ribosome [Evidence IEA]; GO_process: GO:0006412 - translation [Evidence IEA]): protein MKVRNSLKSLRDRHRDNRLVRRKGRVYVINKTNRRFKARQG, encoded by the coding sequence ATGAAAGTCCGTAACTCTTTGAAATCACTTCGGGATCGCCATCGGGACAACCGTTTGGTCCGTCGCAAAGGTCGCGTTTACGTTATCAACAAGACCAATCGCCGCTTCAAAGCGCGTCAAGGCTAA
- a CDS encoding saccharopine dehydrogenase NADP-binding domain-containing protein (Derived by automated computational analysis using gene prediction method: Protein Homology. GO_function: GO:0016491 - oxidoreductase activity [Evidence IEA]) has protein sequence MTDRFMIYGATGYTGRLLARLARDKGLSPIIAGRSEAKLKSLANQYGAEFRAFDLSDRKALDEALDDVDVVLHAAGPFSATSKPMVDACLRTGTHYLDITGEISVFEACARRDEAAKEAGIMIMPGVGFDVVPSDCLAAHMKRRMPDATDLVLGISGIGTASRGTSKTMIESIGAGTRVRREGRIVSLGTAPQREINFGDGNKPSVGVGWGDVSTAYHSTGIPNITVYFEASPQLQQMANMGGFMRFILSRGFMQRRLKAKIDAEPDGPTEQERAAGSSILIGEATNEAGEKVVSHLRTPEGYSLTIQTGLDIVERVLAGEGKPGFQTPSTLLGPDYITTFDGCVREDLNA, from the coding sequence ATGACTGACCGGTTCATGATCTACGGGGCAACGGGGTATACCGGCAGACTGTTGGCGCGCTTAGCTCGCGACAAGGGCTTGTCTCCGATTATTGCCGGGCGAAGCGAAGCAAAACTTAAAAGTCTCGCGAACCAATATGGGGCGGAATTTCGTGCTTTTGATCTTTCAGACCGTAAAGCTCTTGATGAAGCGCTTGACGATGTCGATGTCGTTCTGCATGCGGCGGGGCCTTTTTCAGCTACGTCGAAGCCGATGGTTGATGCGTGTCTTCGGACAGGGACCCATTATCTGGACATTACCGGCGAGATAAGTGTCTTCGAAGCCTGCGCACGCCGGGATGAGGCGGCAAAAGAAGCTGGTATCATGATTATGCCTGGCGTCGGCTTTGACGTGGTGCCAAGCGATTGTCTGGCAGCGCATATGAAGCGCCGGATGCCGGATGCGACGGATCTGGTGCTTGGTATTTCCGGGATCGGAACGGCATCGCGGGGTACATCTAAGACAATGATTGAGAGCATCGGTGCTGGCACTCGTGTGCGCCGGGAGGGCCGGATCGTTTCGCTGGGGACGGCGCCGCAACGCGAGATAAATTTTGGTGATGGCAACAAGCCGTCGGTCGGTGTGGGCTGGGGGGATGTCTCTACGGCCTACCACTCGACCGGTATTCCCAATATCACGGTTTATTTTGAGGCAAGCCCGCAACTGCAGCAGATGGCAAACATGGGCGGCTTTATGCGTTTCATCTTGAGCCGAGGGTTTATGCAACGACGGCTCAAAGCAAAGATTGATGCCGAACCTGACGGGCCGACAGAACAGGAACGTGCCGCCGGCTCTAGTATTCTGATTGGAGAGGCAACCAACGAAGCCGGGGAGAAGGTTGTGTCGCATCTTCGAACTCCAGAAGGCTATTCGCTGACTATCCAAACCGGTCTGGATATTGTTGAACGGGTGCTGGCAGGTGAGGGTAAGCCCGGTTTTCAAACGCCCTCAACGCTTCTTGGGCCTGATTACATCACGACATTTGATGGGTGCGTGCGTGAGGATTTGAACGCATAG
- a CDS encoding alpha/beta hydrolase (Derived by automated computational analysis using gene prediction method: Protein Homology.) gives MNWILIAVLAVIAFAWVNVWRAERRFGRHGHLVTVDGVDLHYVDVGPGDLATEDKAPIVLIHGASGNLRDFEASILPELAKSHRVLAFDRPGHGWSARPDSPDAHDPSRQAALIHAALKKIGVERPVVLGHSWGGAVATAYALQFATAMSGLLVLAGATHPWKGPVSWYHRVLAKPVLGSIFLWLVVLPFGRLLATAGVQSTFTPDSAPEGYEEALGLSLLFRPAHFRNNSVDTSNLRTHLARQSTKYDEITVPTIIVTGNRDQTVMAKLHSYALHEQISGSELIKLQGVGHMPHHVRPDIVIDALERLASGTVPAAGTHVYPPQSDAQKAAVA, from the coding sequence TTGAATTGGATATTGATTGCGGTTCTTGCCGTCATTGCGTTTGCGTGGGTCAATGTTTGGCGTGCGGAACGCCGCTTCGGGCGGCACGGGCACTTGGTGACAGTCGATGGTGTGGATTTGCACTATGTGGATGTAGGGCCCGGTGACTTGGCGACTGAGGACAAAGCCCCCATCGTTCTCATTCACGGTGCAAGCGGAAATTTGCGCGACTTTGAAGCGAGTATTCTTCCTGAACTCGCGAAATCCCATCGCGTGCTGGCGTTTGACAGGCCTGGCCATGGCTGGAGTGCCCGTCCGGATTCGCCTGATGCGCATGATCCTTCAAGGCAGGCAGCGTTGATCCATGCTGCCTTGAAAAAAATTGGTGTTGAACGGCCTGTCGTGCTTGGCCATTCCTGGGGTGGGGCTGTGGCGACGGCCTATGCTCTGCAATTTGCAACCGCTATGTCCGGCCTTTTGGTGCTTGCCGGTGCCACCCATCCCTGGAAAGGGCCTGTTTCCTGGTATCACCGTGTGCTTGCCAAGCCGGTCCTTGGCTCAATCTTTCTTTGGCTGGTCGTACTGCCCTTTGGGCGTCTCCTAGCGACTGCTGGTGTGCAGTCTACATTTACACCTGACAGTGCACCGGAGGGGTATGAGGAGGCGCTTGGCCTGTCTCTATTGTTTCGACCCGCCCATTTTCGGAACAATAGTGTTGATACGTCAAACCTTCGGACGCACCTCGCGCGGCAGTCGACGAAGTATGACGAGATCACTGTTCCGACGATCATTGTTACCGGCAATCGCGATCAGACAGTGATGGCGAAACTTCACTCCTATGCACTGCATGAGCAGATTTCAGGCTCAGAGCTCATCAAACTTCAGGGCGTGGGACATATGCCCCATCATGTGCGGCCTGATATTGTCATTGATGCGCTTGAGCGTCTTGCAAGTGGTACAGTACCTGCTGCAGGTACCCATGTGTATCCACCACAAAGTGACGCACAAAAAGCTGCCGTAGCTTGA
- a CDS encoding glutathione S-transferase family protein (Derived by automated computational analysis using gene prediction method: Protein Homology.), with the protein MSDAIRCLHQFRFSNFNEKARWAIAFKGLDLPRKDYLPGPHGGQIRNLCPESFTPVLEWDGDHIQGSAEVIDHLERVQPDPALYPTDPAEKEEALRIQTHFDENVGPEARRALFLDTMSDAAYMANLFAGGKPWLVRKSYGAMLPLVRPIMRSAMDLTMDKQTAALKATEEGLTFVAERSKATGYLVGSRFSVADLTAAALLSITANPDHPDMKRPEPMSKTTRAWMKRWEGHPGSHWIKQMYAKHRPA; encoded by the coding sequence ATGAGCGACGCAATACGGTGTCTTCATCAGTTTCGATTTTCGAATTTCAACGAAAAAGCCCGGTGGGCAATCGCGTTCAAAGGTCTCGACCTGCCACGAAAAGACTATTTGCCCGGGCCGCATGGCGGTCAGATCAGAAATCTCTGTCCCGAAAGCTTCACGCCTGTGCTCGAGTGGGACGGTGATCATATCCAAGGATCTGCTGAGGTCATCGACCATCTGGAACGGGTGCAACCGGATCCTGCTCTCTACCCTACGGACCCGGCAGAGAAAGAAGAAGCCCTGCGCATTCAGACCCATTTTGATGAGAATGTGGGGCCGGAGGCCCGCCGGGCTTTGTTTCTCGACACAATGAGTGATGCTGCGTACATGGCGAACCTTTTCGCAGGTGGTAAGCCGTGGCTTGTTCGAAAGAGCTATGGAGCGATGCTGCCGCTGGTTCGGCCGATCATGCGCTCTGCGATGGATCTCACAATGGACAAGCAAACTGCGGCCCTTAAGGCGACAGAGGAGGGGCTGACGTTCGTGGCTGAGAGGTCCAAAGCCACGGGCTATCTTGTCGGGTCCCGGTTCTCCGTCGCTGATTTGACGGCAGCGGCGCTTCTCTCAATCACTGCCAATCCTGATCATCCGGATATGAAGCGGCCCGAGCCCATGTCCAAAACGACCCGTGCCTGGATGAAGCGATGGGAGGGCCACCCGGGAAGTCATTGGATTAAGCAGATGTACGCAAAGCACAGACCGGCCTAG
- a CDS encoding alpha/beta hydrolase (Derived by automated computational analysis using gene prediction method: Protein Homology.), with the protein MSEEEYENQGPDIAPLPAEDFITHEPRWFQDTLAEKPETRWVESEGTQIHYRKWASKAENRPGLLFVHGNGAHARWFDFIAPLLTDRYEVASIDLPGMGDSHWRDEYTRETYANAIKTVAFDADLGPRPVIVGHSFGGFVTLITGALYGADLGGVILADFKVRPKHDAVEWFLGDPPRRPTRIYPDLETALGRFRLSPLQECANKFITDYIGKHSLREVSVGENEGRRPAEEAGWSWKFDPFAFEGLRMGGEEHEDVFKNLACNVGVMYGDISKDHDLETMAFMRALRPEAPIFTIPFAQHHIMLDQPVAFASAVGSLMADWEAKGALSASGKQSTAA; encoded by the coding sequence ATGAGCGAAGAAGAATACGAGAATCAGGGTCCAGATATTGCGCCTTTGCCTGCGGAAGACTTCATTACCCATGAGCCCCGATGGTTTCAAGACACCCTGGCTGAAAAGCCTGAGACACGCTGGGTAGAATCAGAAGGCACGCAGATCCATTACAGGAAATGGGCCTCAAAGGCTGAAAACCGCCCGGGATTGCTCTTCGTGCACGGCAATGGTGCCCATGCGCGCTGGTTCGACTTCATCGCCCCGCTCCTGACCGACCGCTATGAGGTCGCGTCCATCGACCTGCCCGGTATGGGAGACAGCCACTGGCGCGATGAGTACACCCGCGAAACCTATGCGAATGCCATCAAGACCGTGGCATTCGATGCCGACCTTGGCCCCCGCCCGGTGATCGTCGGTCACAGCTTCGGCGGCTTTGTCACGCTCATCACAGGCGCGCTCTATGGCGCGGATCTCGGCGGGGTGATTCTGGCGGACTTCAAAGTGCGTCCAAAGCATGACGCGGTTGAATGGTTTCTGGGCGACCCACCCCGGCGACCAACCCGCATCTATCCAGACCTGGAGACAGCTCTCGGACGTTTCCGGCTCTCACCACTGCAGGAATGCGCCAACAAGTTCATCACCGACTATATCGGCAAGCATTCTCTGAGAGAGGTCTCAGTCGGCGAGAATGAAGGCCGCCGCCCAGCCGAGGAAGCAGGCTGGAGCTGGAAGTTCGACCCGTTCGCATTTGAAGGCCTGCGCATGGGCGGGGAAGAGCATGAAGACGTGTTCAAGAACCTCGCCTGCAATGTGGGTGTCATGTATGGCGATATCTCTAAAGATCATGATCTTGAAACCATGGCCTTCATGAGAGCTCTGCGCCCGGAAGCGCCGATCTTCACCATCCCCTTTGCACAGCACCACATCATGCTGGATCAGCCGGTCGCCTTCGCATCCGCGGTGGGCTCGCTCATGGCAGACTGGGAAGCAAAAGGCGCTCTGTCAGCCTCCGGCAAACAAAGCACAGCCGCTTAA
- a CDS encoding acyl-CoA dehydrogenase family protein (Derived by automated computational analysis using gene prediction method: Protein Homology. GO_function: GO:0016627 - oxidoreductase activity, acting on the CH-CH group of donors [Evidence IEA]) has product MELGLGAKHEAFRQEVRSFLADAMSDDLKQAGAGMTSVYSDYETTLKWHRKLHAQGWVAPGWPIEHGGTGWDIVERYIWQSECAAAETPSLSPMGLGMCGPVLIGHGSQEQKDYFLPRILSGDDWWCQGYSEPGSGSDLASLQMTAVEDGDDFICNGTKIWTTHAQHANWIFCLVRTDNSDIPQRGITFLLIDMNTPGITVDPIVMLTGEHIQNQIFFEDVRVPKKNAVGKVGDGWTVAKYLLQFERGNAYAPKLHGHLNKVRAMAETENGRDGSALISNPEFRAKLDQAEIDITAIEFTEHRILSELSQGGAPGAASSMLKTRGTEMSNRITELAVEALHHYIAPFQPHMTSPGGPVLEAPAVSANETAIGPDYGTTVMPKYLNDRAGPIYAGSNEIQRNIMAKAVLGL; this is encoded by the coding sequence ATGGAACTGGGATTAGGCGCAAAGCATGAGGCGTTCAGGCAGGAAGTCAGAAGCTTCCTCGCGGACGCCATGAGCGACGATCTGAAACAGGCAGGCGCTGGCATGACCAGTGTCTATTCAGATTATGAAACGACGCTGAAATGGCACAGGAAACTACACGCCCAAGGCTGGGTCGCTCCCGGCTGGCCCATCGAGCACGGTGGCACCGGCTGGGACATTGTTGAACGCTACATCTGGCAAAGTGAGTGCGCAGCCGCAGAAACGCCAAGCCTCTCTCCCATGGGCCTTGGCATGTGCGGACCGGTTCTCATTGGACACGGCAGTCAGGAACAGAAGGACTATTTCCTGCCCCGCATTCTTTCAGGTGATGATTGGTGGTGCCAAGGCTATTCAGAGCCAGGCTCCGGGTCAGACCTTGCCAGCCTGCAAATGACGGCGGTCGAAGATGGCGACGATTTCATCTGCAACGGCACAAAAATCTGGACGACCCATGCTCAGCATGCGAATTGGATTTTTTGTCTTGTGCGCACCGACAATTCAGACATTCCACAGCGCGGCATTACCTTTCTGTTGATCGACATGAACACGCCAGGCATCACCGTCGACCCCATCGTGATGCTGACTGGTGAGCACATTCAAAACCAGATTTTCTTTGAAGATGTCCGTGTGCCGAAAAAGAATGCCGTGGGCAAGGTGGGTGACGGCTGGACGGTTGCGAAATATCTCCTGCAATTTGAGCGCGGCAATGCCTACGCCCCGAAACTGCATGGCCACCTCAATAAGGTAAGAGCAATGGCCGAAACGGAAAATGGACGCGACGGGTCCGCACTCATCTCAAATCCCGAATTCCGAGCGAAACTGGATCAGGCAGAGATCGACATCACGGCCATTGAGTTCACCGAACACCGCATCCTTTCTGAACTCTCACAAGGCGGTGCACCGGGGGCCGCAAGCTCCATGCTCAAAACCCGTGGCACGGAAATGAGCAACCGGATCACAGAGCTCGCCGTTGAAGCGCTCCACCATTATATCGCGCCGTTCCAGCCGCACATGACAAGCCCGGGAGGGCCTGTACTGGAAGCGCCAGCCGTGAGTGCCAACGAAACAGCCATTGGACCGGACTATGGAACGACGGTCATGCCCAAATACCTGAATGATCGCGCAGGTCCCATCTATGCAGGGTCAAATGAAATTCAGCGCAACATTATGGCAAAGGCTGTCTTAGGTCTGTGA